Within the Streptomyces sp. YIM 121038 genome, the region GACCCACGCCCGCGGCTACGCGCTCAACGAGGGCGAGTGGCGCACCGACGTCGCGGCGGTGGCCGCGGCGATCCTCGGCCCGGACGGCACGCCCGTGGCCAGCATGAGCGTCAATCTGCCCGCCAGCCGCTGCGACCGAAAGCGCCTGGACGACCTGGGCGTTCACGTGCGGGCCGCGGCCCGCGAGATCAGTGCGGCACTCGGATACGAGGAGCCCCGTACCGCCTGAGGACCGCGAGGACGGCGCGCCCGCACCGCTCGAACGCCCGTGAAAGCGATGTCCGCGCACCCCCTTGACGGGCCGTGACACCCGTCACATACTCGCCAACGTCGCCCTGCGAGTTCCGCATAGCGGAACTCAGAGTCCGTGCTGCGGATATCCAGGCCCGGTGTGCCCGTCATCTCACACGCCCTACGACGCTCAAGACCACCCCGCTCAGCTCCATGACGCCCCGGAGTCGCATCCGCACGTCCACGCACGTGACCCTCCATCCGCTACTCGGCCGCAGTCCGAAGGCGAGGACGTGTCATGACAGACCATCTCATCGCGATCGGCGCATTGGTGCTTGTCTTCGCCATCGCCACCTTCACCTCCGTCCACATGGGAGCGCTCGCGCTCGTCGCGGCGTTCGCCGTCGGCTCCACCGTCGCCGGCGAGAACGCCGACGACGTCTTCGGGGGCTTCCCCGGGGACCTCTTCGTCGTCCTCGTGGGCGTGACTTTCCTGTTCGCCGTCGCCAAGAACAACGGCACCATCGAATGGCTCGTCCACGCCGCGACCAAGGCTGTGGGCGGCCGCATCGCCCTCATCCCCTGGGTCATGTTCCTCATCACCGCCGCGCTCACCGCGGTCGGAGCCGTGGTGCCCGCGGCGGTCGGCGTCATCGCCCCCATCGGCATGAGCCTGTGCGCCCGCTACGGCATCCGCCCGCTGCTCATGGGGCTGCTCGTGGCCAACGGGGGCTGCGCGGGCGGCTTCTCGCCCGCCAGCGTCTACGGCTCCATCACCAACGGCGTGGTCGAGCACAACGACCTGCCGAGCAGTCCGGCGCTCCTGTTCGCCATGACGTTCCTGTTCAGCGTGGCGCTCAGCGTCGTCGCGTACTTCATGTTCGGCGGGCGGCAGCTGCTCGGGCGGCGCGCACAGGACACCGAGACGGCGGACGGCGCCGCGACGGGCGGATCCGCCGGGCCCGACAGCGCCGTCGGCCCTGCCGGGCCCGGGGGCGCCTCGCCGGGCCCCGTCGGCACCGCACCCCGAGGTACGGCACCCGCGGGCGGCACCGCCACCGCGACGGTCGCACTCGCGAAGCCGGTCGTGGCGCCCGGCCTCGACGTCTCCCGTTCCCTGACCCTGCTCGGGCTGCTCGGCATGGTCGCGGGCGCGCTCTTCTGGGAGTGGAACGTCGGGCTCATGGCCCTGACCGTCGTGGTCGTCCTCACCCTGGTGGACCCCGACGCCGCCAAGGGGGCCGTCGACCGCTGCGCCTGGTCCACCGTGCTCCTCGTCTGCGGCGTCGTCACCTTCGTCGGCGTCATGGAGCGCATGGGCACCATCGAGTGGCTCGGTGACAGCGTCGCCAAGATCGACTCGCCGCTCCTGGGCGCCCTGCTGATCTGCGTCGTCGGCGCCGTGGTCTCCGCCTTCGCCTCCACCACCGGCATCCTCGGCGCCCTCATCCCCCTCGCCGTCCCCTTCCTGATGGACGGTCAGGTCAGCGCCATCGGCCTCATCATCGCCCTGGCCATCTCGTCCTCGGTGGTCGACTCCTCCCCGCTCTCCACCAGCGGGGCCCTGGTCACCGCCAACGCCCCCGAGGAACAGCGCCCCCAGATCTTCAGCGCCCTGATGCGCTGGGGCATGTCGATGACGCTCGTCGCCCCGCTCGCGACGTGGGCGCTGTTCGTGATCCCGGGGCAGGTCTGAGGGATGGCGGCGCCGTGTGGTCAACCGTGCGCCCGCTGGGCGTTCTTGGGCAGCGGCCCGACGCAGAGAGGCCCGAGGCCGCGAGGCTCTCGGTCCGTCTGCGTCACGCCGTCCGCGCGATCGTGCTCGACGAGGCCGTTCGGCCCGTGACCAGGGGCCGGTCGCACGGTCCGCGGAGTGCGGCGCGGTCGCGACGGGCGTCCGGCCGCGGCTCGCGTCCACGCGGAGCGGCCCCGGACCGCCGGAGGAACATCCGGCGGCCCGGGGCCGGGGCGCGCCGCCCGGCGCGGGCGGCGGGCTCAGTCGCGGAGGTCCTCCACGGTGGGCACGACCACGCCGAACAGATCGGTGACGGTGGTCAGGGCGGCGTCCTGAAGGGCGGCGGCGGGCAGGACCGTGCCGTCCGGGGCGGCGAGCGCCCGCGTGGCGGTCGCCTCGGCGACGACGGTGGGCCGGTAGCCGAGGGTGAAGGCGCCCTGGGCGGTGAACGCGACGCACATGTGGGTCATGAACCCGGCCAGCACGAGGTCGCGGCCCTCGCCCGGTTCGACGCCCGCGTCGCGCAGGACCTGCTCCAGGTCGGTGGCGTGGAAGGCGTTGGGGACCTGCTTGACCACGACGGGCTCCCCGGCCACGGGGGCGACCTCGTCGCTGATCGACCCGATGTGGGCGCGGATGTCGTACGGAGTGCCCGCACCGCCGTCGTTGACGACGTGCACGACCGGGACGCCCGCGGCGCGGGCGCGCTCCAGGAGCCGGGCGCCCGCCGCGAGGGCCTTCTCGGCGCCGTCCAGGGTCATGACGCCGGTGCGGTAGGTGTTCTGGAAGTCGATCATTATCAGGGCGGACTCGCCGAGGCGGGGCGGCTGGTTGTCCAGGCCGATCACGTCGCGCAGGGTCGTGGCGGGGTGAGTCGTGCTCATCAGGGAGCCTTTCTTCTGGTTTTCGGGCGGGGCAGGGCAGGCCGAGGCCGCGGCCCGGCGTCCGCGCCGATGGATGGGTGGAGAAATGGAGAGGAGGGGAGGGGAAGGAGGCGGTCAGGCGGTTCCGCCCGGACGCGGCCAGGCGGTTCTGGTCCGAGCGCGGTCAGGCGGTCCGGCCAGGACGCGGTCAGGCGGTTCTGGTCCGAGCGCGGTCAGGCGGTCCGGCCAGGACGCGGTCAGGCGGTCCGGCCGGGACGCGGTCAGGCGGTTCTGGTCCGGAAGCGGCGGCGGTAGGCCGCCGGGGTGGTGGCCAGCTGCCGTCGGAAGGCCCGGTGCAGGGTCTCCACCGAGCCGAGCCCCGCGGCGGCCGCGACCCGGTCGAGCGGGCAGTCCGTGGTTTCGAGGAGCCGCCGGGCGACCTCGATGCGGACGCCCTCGACGTAGGCGGCGGGGCTGGTGCCCGTCTCCTGGGCGAAGACGCGGGCGAAGTGCCGCTCGCTCAGGCACATCCGAGCGGCCAGGGCCGGCGCCGACAGGTCCTCGTCGAGGTGGTCGGCGATCCACAGGCGCAGCTCGTCGATGTCCCTGCGGCTGGTGCCGGAGCGGCGCAGCGGCACGGAGAACTGGCTCTGGCCGCCCTGCCGTTTGAGGTAGACCACGAGCTGGCGGGCCACCGCGAGGGCGGTCTGCTCGCCCTGGTCCTCGGCGACCAGGGCGAGTGCCAGGTCCAGGCAGGCGCTGATGCCCGCCCCGGTCCACAGCCGGCCCCGGTCGGCCCGGACGAAGATGGGGTCCGGGTCGACCGTGACGTCCGGGTGGTCGGCGGCGAGCTGGGCGGCGGTCGACCAGTGGGTGGTCGCCGTCAGACCGTCCAGGAGCCCCGCGGCGGCCAGCAGATGGGCGCCCACGCACACGGACGCCACCCGCCGGGCGTGCGGAGCGGTGGTCCTCACCCACTCCACGACGGTGGTGTCGATGCGGGCCACGGGGCCGTCGTCGGTCATGTCGACCGCGCCCGGCACCAGCAGCGTGTCCACCCGGTCGCCGACGTCGTCGAAGGCCACGTCGGTGAGCAGCCGCACCCCGGCCGACGTCCGGACCGCTCCGGCGGTCGGTCCCGCGAGGCGGACCTCGTATCCGGCGCGGCCCGCCGTCTCCCGGTTGGCCAGCGCGAACACCTCGGCCGGACCGGTGACGTCGAGGAGGTCGACATCGGGGAAGACCGCGATGACGACCCGGTGGGGAAGGGGCATGTCCCCATGCTCACCCGCGCCCCCGATGACCGCAATGACGATTCCCTGTCACATCCGGACACCCGACCGAGGGGGCCGTCCCGGCGCTACGCCCGTGTGAACAGCGTGTGGCGGCGCTCCGACAGCGTCCCGGTGCCCGTTGACGACGTCGAAAGTCCGGTGCTCAACTGTTCGTATGCCGTCCTCGCAGCCACTGGTCTCACGCGAGCACATCGACCTCTGTCGGGTGTGTTCCACCGCGTGTCCTGGCGTGGGCGCCCTGCGCGGGTAATCGGCCCTTCGGGCCTCGTCCTCAAACGCCGGACGGGCTCCATCGGTGTGCCTGACGCACGTTCTCCCCTGATCCCCGTCATTCGGATCCGGCCCTTCGGCCTTGTCCTCAACCGCCGGACGGGCTCCGACCCTCCCGCCGGGCCCTCCCCGCCCGAGCCCGTTCTCTCACCCACGTACGAAAGGCTCGCCATGCCCGTGGAGTTCCTCGGTATCGCCGCGACCAACGACGGTTCGGAGACCCGGCCCCGCTCCGGTGCCGCCTTCGACAAGCAGTACACGCTGCGGCTCGCCCGGGCCCACGAGGACCACGGCTGGGACCGGGTGCTCTTCGCCTACGGCTCCGGGTCGCCGATCCCCGCGGCCGCCGCCGGATACCTCGCGGCGAAGGTCGAGTCGCTGCAGATCCTGCTCGCGCACCGGCCGAACGTGTCGTACCCGACGTACGCGGCACGGACGTTCGCGACGCTCGACCAGATCAGCGACGGGCGTCTGACCGTCCACTTCATCACCGGGGGCAACGACCACGAGCAGCGCCGCGAGGGCGACACGCTGAGCAAGGACGAGCGCTACGCCCGCACCCGCGAGTACATCGAGATCGTCAAGAAGGTGTGGACGCGGCACGAGGCCTTCGACCACGAGGGCGCGCACTACCGCTTCCAGGACTTCGTCAGCGACGTCTTCCCGGTGCAACAGCCGCACCCGGGCGTCTCGTTCGGCGGTTCGTCGCCCGCCGCGTACGCCGCGGGCGGGGCCGAGGCCGACGTCTACTGCCTCTGGGGCGAGCCGCTGGCCGAGACCGCCCAGCAGATCGAGGAGGTCACCCGGGCGGCACACGCGGCCGGGCGCGCCGACGTGCCGCGCGTCCAGGTGGCGTTCCGGCCCATCATCGCGCCGACCGAGGAACTGGCCTGGGAGAAGGCGCACCGCACGGTGGGCGCGATCCGGGAGCGCCGCGCGGGCGGGCAGACCCTGACGCGGCGCCGCTCCTTCGACGCGCCGGAGAACACCGGCTCGCAGCGGCTCATCGCCATCGCCGAGCAGGGCGAGCGCTTCGACCGCGCCCTGTGGACGCCGACCGCGGCCGCCACCGGGGGCGCGGGCAACTCCAACGCCCTGGTCGGCACCCCGGAGACCGTCGCCCAGGCGCTGCTCGACTACTACGACCTCGGCGTGGACGTCCTGTCCGCACGCGGCTACGACCTGCTCGGCGACGCCGTCGACTTCGGCCGGTACGTCATCCCGATCGTCCGCGAGGAGGTCGCCAAGCGCGACCGCGAGGGCGCCGAGCGCGGGCCG harbors:
- a CDS encoding SLC13 family permease is translated as MTDHLIAIGALVLVFAIATFTSVHMGALALVAAFAVGSTVAGENADDVFGGFPGDLFVVLVGVTFLFAVAKNNGTIEWLVHAATKAVGGRIALIPWVMFLITAALTAVGAVVPAAVGVIAPIGMSLCARYGIRPLLMGLLVANGGCAGGFSPASVYGSITNGVVEHNDLPSSPALLFAMTFLFSVALSVVAYFMFGGRQLLGRRAQDTETADGAATGGSAGPDSAVGPAGPGGASPGPVGTAPRGTAPAGGTATATVALAKPVVAPGLDVSRSLTLLGLLGMVAGALFWEWNVGLMALTVVVVLTLVDPDAAKGAVDRCAWSTVLLVCGVVTFVGVMERMGTIEWLGDSVAKIDSPLLGALLICVVGAVVSAFASTTGILGALIPLAVPFLMDGQVSAIGLIIALAISSSVVDSSPLSTSGALVTANAPEEQRPQIFSALMRWGMSMTLVAPLATWALFVIPGQV
- a CDS encoding cysteine hydrolase family protein, which encodes MSTTHPATTLRDVIGLDNQPPRLGESALIMIDFQNTYRTGVMTLDGAEKALAAGARLLERARAAGVPVVHVVNDGGAGTPYDIRAHIGSISDEVAPVAGEPVVVKQVPNAFHATDLEQVLRDAGVEPGEGRDLVLAGFMTHMCVAFTAQGAFTLGYRPTVVAEATATRALAAPDGTVLPAAALQDAALTTVTDLFGVVVPTVEDLRD
- a CDS encoding LLM class flavin-dependent oxidoreductase — its product is MPVEFLGIAATNDGSETRPRSGAAFDKQYTLRLARAHEDHGWDRVLFAYGSGSPIPAAAAGYLAAKVESLQILLAHRPNVSYPTYAARTFATLDQISDGRLTVHFITGGNDHEQRREGDTLSKDERYARTREYIEIVKKVWTRHEAFDHEGAHYRFQDFVSDVFPVQQPHPGVSFGGSSPAAYAAGGAEADVYCLWGEPLAETAQQIEEVTRAAHAAGRADVPRVQVAFRPIIAPTEELAWEKAHRTVGAIRERRAGGQTLTRRRSFDAPENTGSQRLIAIAEQGERFDRALWTPTAAATGGAGNSNALVGTPETVAQALLDYYDLGVDVLSARGYDLLGDAVDFGRYVIPIVREEVAKRDREGAERGPQTLERTLSRLAVAG
- a CDS encoding helix-turn-helix domain-containing protein, with translation MPLPHRVVIAVFPDVDLLDVTGPAEVFALANRETAGRAGYEVRLAGPTAGAVRTSAGVRLLTDVAFDDVGDRVDTLLVPGAVDMTDDGPVARIDTTVVEWVRTTAPHARRVASVCVGAHLLAAAGLLDGLTATTHWSTAAQLAADHPDVTVDPDPIFVRADRGRLWTGAGISACLDLALALVAEDQGEQTALAVARQLVVYLKRQGGQSQFSVPLRRSGTSRRDIDELRLWIADHLDEDLSAPALAARMCLSERHFARVFAQETGTSPAAYVEGVRIEVARRLLETTDCPLDRVAAAAGLGSVETLHRAFRRQLATTPAAYRRRFRTRTA